A part of Thermogemmatispora onikobensis genomic DNA contains:
- a CDS encoding peptidylprolyl isomerase, with protein sequence MPANKRHYSAPPAMQIDPRKTYYATISTTKGDIRLQLFASEAPLTVNNFVALARDGFYDGLTFHRVVPGFVIQGGDPLGNGRGGPGYMFPDEPVRRPYKAGTLAMANAGPNTNGSQFFICLEDQPRLPPNYTIFGETVAGLDVVRRIQVGDVMHSVTIEEA encoded by the coding sequence ATGCCCGCTAATAAACGACACTATAGTGCCCCGCCCGCTATGCAGATCGATCCGCGTAAGACCTATTATGCGACGATCAGCACAACGAAGGGCGATATCCGCCTCCAGCTCTTTGCTTCCGAGGCCCCTCTGACCGTGAATAACTTCGTGGCCCTGGCCCGCGATGGCTTCTACGATGGGCTGACCTTCCATCGTGTCGTGCCCGGCTTTGTGATTCAGGGAGGCGACCCCCTGGGCAATGGCCGCGGCGGCCCAGGCTACATGTTCCCTGACGAGCCGGTGCGCCGCCCCTATAAGGCCGGCACCCTGGCTATGGCAAACGCTGGCCCTAATACGAACGGAAGCCAGTTCTTCATCTGCCTGGAGGATCAGCCACGCCTCCCACCGAATTACACGATCTTCGGGGAGACAGTCGCCGGCCTCGATGTGGTTCGCCGTATCCAGGTGGGCGACGTCATGCATAGCGTGACCATTGAAGAAGCTTAG
- a CDS encoding ECF transporter S component gives MSRQTDVRQPVRSWLSLLAWNTRDILILAAISVVFGILLGALLYPYMLSVVLGPIVAWAWIGLYILPGFFIAYALRRPGAAFLIALLYCFVTLPISPYGPSIMITGILYACSGEISVALGTRYRHFDLPWMALTGFLGGIVMLIIYAIFYPSSFQLALPVLIGVIAITLVSSTLSGILARYLGDAAARTGVLAGTIRREQDEI, from the coding sequence ATGAGCAGACAGACTGACGTGAGGCAACCAGTGCGGAGTTGGCTGTCGCTGCTGGCCTGGAACACACGCGACATTTTGATTTTGGCGGCTATCAGTGTGGTCTTTGGCATCCTGCTGGGCGCCTTGCTGTATCCATACATGCTATCGGTGGTACTTGGCCCGATTGTGGCCTGGGCCTGGATTGGACTCTATATTCTGCCGGGCTTCTTCATCGCTTATGCTCTACGCAGGCCGGGGGCAGCCTTTTTGATCGCTCTGCTCTACTGCTTCGTGACGTTGCCTATCTCCCCCTACGGGCCGTCGATCATGATCACCGGCATTCTCTACGCCTGCTCAGGAGAGATCAGCGTGGCCCTTGGAACACGCTATCGTCACTTCGACCTGCCCTGGATGGCCCTGACGGGTTTTCTCGGCGGCATTGTGATGCTGATCATCTACGCTATTTTCTATCCTTCGTCTTTCCAGCTGGCGCTTCCTGTGCTGATTGGAGTGATTGCGATTACGCTCGTGAGCAGCACGCTGAGCGGCATTCTGGCCAGGTACCTGGGAGACGCCGCGGCCCGCACCGGTGTGCTGGCTGGTACGATTCGCCGGGAGCAAGATGAAATCTGA
- a CDS encoding YrzE family protein — protein MNESEQRYPLHQHENEEWDQDEEGERHGRHRHHIAPLPDQSEEDEEERERRRRMHQREEPSEPELPRGRLWPTLIVGVVAGLLCAAENIAFVLLNASLFTNAEQLASRNAYQLAVSITTLCGLVIFISLVICAVAGFIVGKLVVQRSLGFLAGLVAGVLYYLGAIFLPRYIPGFPSNAPASGNVTFGGVIGGIVVTVIFMLLLGLLEGLAALFGAWLATRRHPYYVGYS, from the coding sequence ATGAATGAGTCGGAGCAGCGCTATCCTTTGCACCAGCACGAAAATGAGGAGTGGGACCAGGATGAAGAGGGGGAGCGTCACGGTCGGCATCGCCATCATATTGCGCCGTTGCCAGATCAGAGCGAGGAAGACGAGGAGGAGCGCGAGCGGCGTCGTCGCATGCACCAGCGTGAAGAGCCAAGCGAGCCGGAGCTGCCCCGGGGCCGTCTGTGGCCCACGCTGATCGTGGGGGTGGTGGCCGGACTCCTCTGTGCCGCCGAGAATATCGCCTTTGTGCTCCTGAACGCCTCGCTCTTCACCAATGCGGAGCAGCTCGCCAGCCGGAATGCCTATCAGCTGGCGGTCTCGATCACGACCCTTTGTGGGCTGGTGATCTTTATCAGCCTGGTGATCTGCGCCGTAGCGGGGTTTATCGTTGGCAAGCTGGTGGTCCAGCGGAGCCTGGGCTTTCTGGCGGGCCTGGTGGCCGGCGTGCTCTACTATCTGGGAGCGATCTTCTTGCCGCGCTATATCCCTGGCTTCCCCAGCAATGCTCCTGCCAGTGGCAATGTCACGTTCGGTGGCGTCATCGGGGGAATTGTGGTCACCGTCATCTTTATGCTCTTGCTCGGCCTGCTGGAAGGGCTGGCCGCTCTCTTTGGGGCCTGGCTGGCAACGCGCCGCCACCCTTACTACGTGGGCTACAGCTAA
- the lepB gene encoding signal peptidase I, producing the protein MQRSEQASEVTVLKRAHLARDILEVIALALILFLATRLAIQNYHVENVSMQPTLVDGENVIVNKLAYLFHPPERGDVIVFHWPLDTRQDFIKRVIGIPGDVIRTDSTHVWVNGVLLNEPYIKAPYNAIANVWKLGKDQYFVMGDNRPDSDDSRNWGVVPRNYIVGKAIAVYWPINKWQVINTYPAVFAHIPDANPQTTSK; encoded by the coding sequence ATGCAGCGATCGGAACAGGCGAGCGAGGTAACGGTCTTGAAACGAGCACATCTTGCCCGAGATATTCTAGAGGTCATTGCCCTGGCGCTGATTCTCTTCCTGGCAACGCGCCTGGCCATCCAGAACTACCACGTCGAAAATGTGAGCATGCAGCCTACGCTGGTCGACGGAGAAAATGTCATTGTCAACAAGCTGGCCTATCTGTTTCACCCACCCGAGCGTGGGGATGTGATTGTCTTTCATTGGCCACTGGATACGCGCCAGGACTTTATCAAGCGCGTTATAGGCATTCCCGGAGATGTCATACGGACGGATAGTACCCATGTCTGGGTCAATGGCGTCCTGCTCAATGAACCGTATATCAAGGCCCCCTACAATGCCATCGCCAATGTCTGGAAGTTGGGCAAAGATCAGTACTTTGTGATGGGCGATAACCGTCCCGATAGCGACGATTCGCGTAACTGGGGCGTGGTCCCACGCAATTATATTGTCGGCAAGGCCATTGCGGTCTACTGGCCTATCAATAAGTGGCAGGTGATCAATACCTACCCGGCGGTCTTTGCTCATATTCCTGATGCCAACCCTCAAACAACCAGTAAATGA
- a CDS encoding energy-coupling factor transporter transmembrane component T family protein — MQVIYQEGESLLHRLNPLSKVVALVPVVLFVALTTDPWLPLAFMILASAMIVGPARIAPGTFWRLQAPLTISLLVFMILYPFMVRAELFDHTPVVLRLGPLVLYQGALLAGTAAVLRVYAMFLLSLIFMFTTDISDFIRAMVQQWHFPYRLGYGVLAAFHFVPLLQEEFRLIQAAHRIRGIETQGGVHTQVERLRRSLIPLLTSAIRRAERTALAMESRAFGALKQRSYFRRFRFSRTDYLFILCFWLLCLLVIALFWLAGWMGPLSFTKEL; from the coding sequence ATGCAAGTGATTTATCAAGAAGGGGAGTCGCTGCTGCACCGCCTGAACCCGCTCAGCAAGGTTGTGGCCCTGGTGCCCGTGGTGCTGTTTGTGGCTCTCACCACCGATCCCTGGCTGCCGCTGGCCTTCATGATCCTGGCAAGCGCGATGATTGTCGGTCCGGCGCGCATCGCCCCAGGAACCTTTTGGCGCCTGCAGGCCCCTCTCACCATCAGTTTGCTGGTCTTTATGATCCTGTATCCCTTTATGGTGCGCGCTGAGCTTTTCGATCACACGCCTGTCGTACTGCGGCTGGGCCCGCTGGTGCTCTATCAGGGCGCCTTGCTGGCCGGGACGGCAGCGGTCCTGCGCGTCTATGCCATGTTCCTGCTGTCGCTGATCTTCATGTTCACCACCGATATCAGTGACTTTATCCGCGCGATGGTCCAGCAGTGGCACTTTCCCTATCGGCTGGGCTATGGGGTGCTGGCCGCCTTTCACTTCGTTCCCCTGCTGCAAGAAGAATTTCGCCTGATTCAGGCAGCCCATCGTATCCGCGGGATCGAGACACAGGGGGGAGTGCACACTCAGGTCGAGCGCTTGCGCCGCTCCTTGATTCCGCTGCTGACCAGCGCTATCCGCCGGGCAGAGCGGACCGCTCTGGCGATGGAGAGCCGGGCCTTTGGCGCTCTCAAACAGCGCTCCTATTTCCGGCGTTTCCGCTTCAGTCGCACCGATTATCTCTTTATTCTCTGCTTCTGGTTGCTCTGTCTGCTGGTCATTGCTCTGTTCTGGCTGGCTGGCTGGATGGGGCCACTCTCCTTCACGAAGGAGCTGTAA
- a CDS encoding CBS domain-containing protein: MIARDIMTRTVYTIRPEASAQEAAQLLDQKRISGAPVVDGDGRLIGMVTEADIISKVNREGLRVSDIMSHELIVVSAETPLEEIAALLSERKIKRVPVVENGRLVGIVSRADIVHAVAAGHLIVRSW; the protein is encoded by the coding sequence ATGATCGCCAGAGACATTATGACTCGCACGGTCTACACCATTCGCCCCGAGGCGAGTGCTCAGGAAGCAGCCCAGCTGCTGGATCAAAAGCGCATCAGTGGCGCACCGGTTGTCGATGGAGACGGCAGGCTGATCGGCATGGTCACCGAGGCCGACATCATCAGCAAGGTCAATCGTGAAGGCTTGCGCGTCTCCGACATCATGAGCCATGAGCTGATCGTTGTCTCCGCAGAAACTCCCCTGGAAGAGATTGCCGCTTTGCTCTCCGAACGCAAGATCAAGCGTGTCCCCGTCGTCGAAAATGGCCGTCTGGTTGGTATTGTGAGCCGCGCCGATATTGTCCATGCCGTAGCCGCCGGGCACCTCATTGTGCGCAGCTGGTAA
- a CDS encoding glycosyltransferase: MHKQVGGNERGKGRSPQLSVILCTYNRCNLVLSALASLRRQTLARHLYEVIVVDNGSQDGTPAVLQRYLQARAPDERDWQVRCLIEQRNGLAYARNAALQVARGEIAVFLDDDALASPRFLEYLLQTYAETGADAVGGRVELYWEAPRPYWLTDELLPVLGYFAPASERQRLKAPQSLSSCSFSVKVAVLRAVGGFSPLLDKRLAVPTRLGVEDLCRRLHAAGYALWYEPRALVAHRAHAARLCRTFFIGHAYWQGRSEVLMELSAALAQGAEERNPCLSWRTLLADLRQLARLCLWEQPHLLIARGTSAQHLYLSMESVRSWGRFQQRLSLLWRPLPQEGSLAVLLVMAPQCEAATLLLAQALRREGLACQVERANLSLTWLWRHRGLDGQACGIVQLQRPGAWCLPLRRGLNLLLRLWLARRLGLPLVVADSGGWWHSARGFRPLLRRWLERYLLRQANAMLVPTQRIEDFYPERPLQERTLGLPPAGFRGYYAAPLPRVEAYRRLGIPASVPYVYLCFAAWHSEDELLNLCESFRRLWEKLMPVPGDVSQGPHLLLVGAPADRPRATRLLRLAARMPMLHLFLRSPLDEDIPLYLGAADAVVLPQRSHLRAGNVELALLALSYGRAVVAPALPSFADLPASQAVVFYHAADEADLERALGEVRSSVVQELLRAACAEPRLEAVTGWRDYARHLVKLYESFRW, translated from the coding sequence ATGCATAAGCAGGTGGGAGGGAACGAACGTGGCAAGGGTCGCTCCCCTCAGCTGAGCGTCATTCTCTGTACCTATAACCGTTGCAACCTCGTGCTCTCGGCGCTGGCCAGCCTGCGGCGTCAGACGCTGGCGCGCCATCTCTACGAGGTGATCGTGGTCGACAATGGCTCACAGGATGGCACGCCCGCGGTGCTGCAGCGCTATCTGCAGGCCCGGGCGCCGGATGAGCGCGACTGGCAGGTGCGCTGTCTGATCGAGCAGCGCAATGGCCTGGCCTATGCGCGCAATGCGGCACTGCAGGTGGCGCGAGGAGAGATTGCTGTTTTTCTCGACGACGATGCTCTCGCTTCGCCGCGCTTCCTGGAGTATCTGCTGCAGACCTACGCTGAGACCGGCGCCGACGCCGTGGGCGGGCGGGTGGAACTCTATTGGGAAGCGCCTCGTCCCTACTGGCTGACCGATGAGCTGCTGCCTGTCCTCGGCTATTTTGCTCCTGCGAGCGAGCGCCAGCGGCTGAAGGCTCCCCAGAGTTTGAGCAGTTGCAGCTTTTCTGTGAAGGTTGCCGTCCTGCGGGCCGTCGGCGGCTTCTCGCCGCTGCTCGACAAGCGCCTGGCGGTGCCGACGCGGCTGGGGGTAGAAGATCTTTGCCGGAGGCTCCACGCGGCTGGCTATGCGCTCTGGTATGAGCCGCGGGCCCTGGTGGCCCATCGGGCTCATGCCGCGCGCCTCTGCCGCACCTTTTTTATCGGCCATGCCTACTGGCAAGGGCGTTCTGAGGTGCTCATGGAGCTAAGCGCCGCTCTCGCGCAGGGTGCCGAGGAGCGCAATCCCTGCCTCTCCTGGAGGACCTTACTCGCTGATCTCAGGCAGCTCGCGCGTCTCTGCCTTTGGGAGCAACCTCACCTGCTCATCGCGCGTGGTACCTCGGCGCAGCACCTGTACCTGAGCATGGAGAGCGTGCGCTCTTGGGGGCGCTTCCAGCAACGCCTGAGCTTACTCTGGCGTCCGCTGCCCCAGGAAGGCAGTCTGGCTGTATTGCTGGTGATGGCGCCGCAGTGCGAAGCGGCCACCCTCTTGTTAGCGCAGGCTCTGCGGCGCGAAGGGTTAGCCTGTCAGGTGGAGCGTGCCAATCTTTCCCTGACCTGGCTCTGGCGTCACCGCGGTCTGGATGGCCAGGCTTGTGGAATCGTCCAGCTGCAGCGTCCAGGAGCCTGGTGTTTGCCCCTGCGGCGGGGTCTCAATCTGCTGCTGCGTCTCTGGCTTGCACGTCGTCTGGGGTTACCGCTGGTTGTGGCCGACAGCGGGGGCTGGTGGCATAGCGCGCGTGGCTTCCGTCCACTGCTCCGCCGCTGGCTGGAACGCTACCTGTTGCGCCAGGCCAATGCGATGCTGGTCCCTACACAGCGCATCGAAGATTTCTATCCTGAGCGCCCTCTCCAGGAGCGGACCCTGGGACTGCCACCGGCAGGTTTTCGCGGCTACTATGCGGCGCCCCTGCCGCGAGTCGAAGCCTATCGTCGTCTGGGGATTCCGGCTTCCGTTCCCTACGTCTATCTCTGCTTTGCTGCCTGGCACAGTGAGGATGAGCTGCTCAACCTCTGCGAGAGCTTTCGCCGCCTCTGGGAAAAGCTCATGCCTGTGCCGGGGGATGTCTCGCAGGGGCCGCATCTGCTACTGGTCGGAGCGCCTGCCGACCGTCCTCGGGCCACGCGCCTTCTACGGTTGGCGGCGCGTATGCCCATGTTGCATCTCTTTCTTCGATCTCCTCTTGATGAAGACATCCCGCTCTATCTGGGAGCTGCCGATGCTGTGGTCCTGCCACAGCGCTCCCACCTGCGGGCGGGCAATGTGGAGCTGGCGCTGCTGGCCCTCTCCTATGGACGGGCCGTCGTGGCTCCGGCGCTCCCCTCGTTTGCTGATCTCCCCGCCTCACAGGCCGTCGTCTTCTACCATGCCGCCGATGAAGCTGATCTAGAGCGAGCCCTGGGTGAGGTACGTTCGAGCGTGGTTCAGGAGCTGCTACGTGCCGCCTGTGCTGAGCCGCGGTTAGAGGCGGTTACTGGCTGGCGAGACTATGCCAGGCACCTCGTCAAGCTCTATGAGAGCTTTCGCTGGTAG
- a CDS encoding ABC transporter ATP-binding protein gives MSETRTALIEIEDLTVKYPGRRAPALEGLQLQLRAGETVLLLGPSGSGKSTLALTLNGLIPHSIGKLQSGCVRVAGLDTRQTTVATLAQRVGILFQDPEAQFVMFTVEDEIAFGLENLRFSPEEMERRISDSLRLVGLTDLRYRRVEQLSGGEKQRVALAALLALEPEILVFDEPTANLDPQGTREVFDLLRRCKETGRYTIVLIEHRLDELMDLVERMVVLGKRGEVIIDGAPREVLRAHLSTLQELGVWVPQVARLAQALQQYGWSLEPFPLTLSEAVEALTRRPAPGLARQAALACPTTSATVHQNSHQQPVGLPPTNLKPAQEEAAIEVCSLSYRAAGREVLQDISLAIPRGALLALVGANGAGKTTLAQHLVGILQPPRGCIRLLGRDLTTIPARELTRHVGYVFQNPEHQFITEAVEDEVAYGLRVMDLPATEVQERTRTLLERFNLLSLARANPFTLSHGEKRRLSVATMLAMGQEILILDEPTFGQDEYNATALLELLWQLHSEGRTVIIITHDMSLVATYAQYVAVMNHGRLLFYGTPAALFAREELLAEARLMLPPLAQLARRLGWRDLLTLEELCERCLQASSLRPQESPGQAEEAVSLKEGRPCK, from the coding sequence ATGAGTGAGACAAGGACGGCGCTCATTGAGATCGAAGATCTGACGGTCAAGTATCCTGGGCGACGGGCACCAGCGCTAGAGGGGCTTCAGCTCCAGCTACGAGCTGGTGAGACGGTGCTGCTCTTGGGTCCCTCGGGTAGCGGCAAGAGCACGCTGGCGCTCACACTCAACGGCCTGATTCCCCACAGCATCGGCAAGCTGCAGAGCGGTTGCGTACGTGTCGCTGGCCTCGATACACGGCAGACGACGGTTGCTACTCTGGCGCAGCGGGTGGGCATTCTTTTTCAGGACCCGGAGGCCCAGTTTGTGATGTTTACCGTGGAGGATGAGATCGCTTTCGGACTGGAAAATCTCCGCTTCTCGCCCGAGGAGATGGAGCGGCGTATCAGCGACAGTCTGCGCCTGGTGGGGCTGACAGATCTGCGCTACCGCCGTGTGGAGCAGCTTTCAGGGGGGGAGAAGCAGCGTGTGGCGCTGGCGGCTCTGCTGGCGCTCGAGCCGGAGATCCTGGTTTTCGATGAGCCGACGGCGAATCTCGACCCCCAGGGGACGCGCGAGGTCTTTGATCTGCTGCGCCGCTGTAAGGAGACGGGCCGCTATACGATCGTGCTGATCGAGCATCGCCTGGATGAGCTGATGGACCTGGTGGAGCGTATGGTCGTTCTGGGCAAACGGGGCGAGGTGATCATAGATGGGGCGCCGCGCGAGGTCTTGCGCGCCCACCTGTCAACGCTTCAGGAGCTGGGGGTCTGGGTCCCCCAGGTAGCCAGGCTGGCCCAGGCTCTCCAGCAATATGGCTGGTCGCTTGAGCCGTTCCCTCTCACTCTGAGCGAGGCCGTGGAGGCATTGACGAGGAGGCCAGCGCCCGGCCTTGCTCGCCAGGCTGCGCTGGCTTGTCCAACAACCAGCGCTACCGTTCACCAGAACAGTCATCAGCAACCAGTAGGCTTGCCTCCAACCAACCTCAAACCCGCCCAGGAGGAGGCAGCAATTGAGGTCTGCTCGCTTTCCTATCGCGCCGCCGGGCGTGAGGTGCTGCAGGATATTTCGCTGGCGATTCCACGTGGGGCCTTGCTGGCTCTGGTTGGAGCTAATGGCGCCGGGAAGACCACGCTGGCTCAGCACCTGGTCGGCATTCTGCAGCCGCCCCGGGGCTGCATTCGCTTGCTGGGTCGCGACCTCACAACAATTCCAGCCCGCGAGCTGACACGCCACGTCGGTTATGTCTTCCAGAATCCTGAACACCAGTTTATCACCGAGGCGGTCGAGGACGAGGTGGCCTATGGACTGCGTGTCATGGATTTGCCAGCGACCGAGGTTCAGGAGCGGACGCGCACGCTGCTGGAGCGCTTCAACCTGCTCTCCCTGGCCCGGGCCAATCCTTTTACGCTGAGCCACGGCGAGAAGCGGCGCCTGAGTGTGGCCACCATGCTGGCAATGGGACAGGAAATTCTGATCCTCGATGAGCCAACCTTTGGCCAGGACGAGTACAACGCAACTGCCTTGCTGGAGTTGCTCTGGCAGCTCCATAGCGAGGGACGCACGGTCATCATCATTACGCACGATATGTCTCTGGTAGCGACTTATGCCCAGTATGTGGCAGTCATGAACCATGGCAGGTTGCTCTTTTATGGGACGCCAGCGGCCCTCTTTGCGCGCGAGGAGCTGCTGGCCGAGGCACGTCTGATGCTGCCTCCACTGGCCCAGCTGGCGCGTCGGCTCGGCTGGCGGGACCTGCTGACCCTGGAGGAGCTGTGCGAGCGCTGTCTCCAGGCAAGCTCTCTGAGGCCGCAAGAATCGCCAGGTCAGGCCGAGGAAGCAGTTTCCCTGAAGGAGGGCAGGCCATGCAAGTGA
- a CDS encoding alkaline phosphatase family protein, which yields MTQVVILGFDGLDADLLRVYGPALPHLRRLMLESPFLELTSSIPPDTFPAWGSLYTGLNPANHGLLSLPISDLAALEAEEPPALTCGTTFWDLASASGKRICVLNPYLAYPAWPVNGIMLALSPRDGSMSIAPEEHELSLAFPALPRLTEQATRREQLRTFYHELVSCTLQQAALGLELLQQESWDLFFLQLNALDVVQHLFWHYSDLSDPAYPGQSEHLTRIQSFYRLCDQIVGEVRAALPAESILMVVSAYGHGRRSHQRVNLNEWLRRQGLLVVQSPTPGQRLLERPFPVRARRYAALDELLAHAGLLARERQPSARSQSRLIDEERTLARALSLGGDGPFGGVALNRQGIEEQGRDYEEMRARLQEEIQRLRSRGRPLLRWVRKREEVYQGRYLERLPDLVFELQGDFAIGDDLYVPLLTAPAVRRTVSGTHRKDGVLLIGNLLHHEPGVNDLHEITVMDVAPTVLSLLGINNVVRFDGQPLLALRTAESLS from the coding sequence ATGACACAAGTGGTCATTCTGGGATTCGATGGTCTGGACGCAGACCTGCTACGAGTCTATGGCCCGGCCCTGCCTCATCTACGGCGCCTCATGCTGGAGTCGCCTTTCCTCGAACTCACCTCCAGCATCCCGCCGGACACTTTTCCGGCCTGGGGCAGTCTCTACACTGGCCTGAACCCCGCCAACCACGGCCTGCTGTCTCTGCCTATCAGCGACCTGGCAGCCCTGGAGGCTGAAGAGCCACCTGCCCTCACCTGCGGCACTACCTTCTGGGACCTGGCCAGCGCCAGCGGCAAGCGGATCTGCGTACTCAACCCTTATCTGGCGTATCCCGCCTGGCCTGTCAACGGCATCATGTTGGCGCTCTCGCCGCGCGATGGCAGCATGAGTATTGCTCCCGAAGAGCACGAGCTCAGCCTGGCATTCCCCGCCCTGCCGCGCCTGACCGAGCAGGCGACGCGGCGCGAGCAGCTGCGGACCTTTTACCACGAACTGGTGAGCTGCACCCTCCAACAGGCTGCCCTCGGCCTGGAACTGCTGCAACAAGAGAGCTGGGACCTCTTCTTTCTGCAGCTCAACGCACTGGATGTGGTCCAGCACCTTTTCTGGCACTACAGCGATCTCAGTGATCCGGCCTATCCAGGGCAGAGTGAGCACCTGACACGCATTCAAAGCTTCTATCGTCTCTGTGATCAGATCGTCGGCGAAGTACGGGCAGCGCTGCCAGCCGAGAGCATCCTGATGGTCGTCAGCGCCTACGGCCACGGGCGGCGCAGCCACCAACGAGTCAATCTCAACGAGTGGCTACGTAGACAGGGCCTGCTCGTGGTGCAGTCCCCCACCCCCGGCCAACGACTGCTAGAGCGCCCTTTTCCGGTGCGCGCACGGAGATACGCGGCCCTCGACGAGTTGCTGGCCCACGCCGGCCTTCTCGCACGCGAACGTCAGCCATCGGCTCGCTCGCAGTCTCGCCTCATCGACGAAGAGCGCACGCTGGCGCGCGCCCTCAGCCTGGGGGGCGATGGACCATTCGGCGGCGTGGCCCTCAATCGTCAGGGCATCGAGGAACAGGGTCGCGACTACGAGGAAATGCGCGCGCGTTTGCAAGAAGAGATCCAGCGCCTCCGCTCGCGCGGTCGCCCCTTACTCCGCTGGGTGCGCAAACGCGAGGAAGTCTATCAGGGCAGATATTTGGAGCGGCTGCCGGATCTCGTGTTCGAGCTCCAGGGCGATTTTGCAATCGGCGACGACTTATATGTGCCGCTGCTGACAGCGCCAGCGGTGAGGCGCACTGTTTCGGGGACCCATCGTAAGGATGGCGTTCTACTCATCGGTAACCTCCTCCACCATGAGCCAGGAGTGAACGATCTGCACGAGATTACGGTGATGGATGTCGCTCCTACGGTCCTCAGTTTGCTCGGGATCAATAACGTGGTACGCTTCGATGGTCAGCCGCTCCTCGCGCTCAGGACCGCCGAGTCGCTGTCGTGA
- a CDS encoding sucrase ferredoxin, which yields MVEGIFCAQLSEERQVPIYGLAPLARIWVLVEYTGAWERSAVLYNDLPEPARRWLAEVALSYETRQSMAVFIRRGPRSSGPLRCFVAITLPERQALYAFQLASYEELPLLPLDQLEQGAPDYDCYLSAEPLYIVCTHGKHDQCCAKFGMPIYREAARLAGEQVWQCSHIGGDQFAANLVCLPHGIYYSRVKVPEVAAILEADRQGKLYLEKCRGRAIYPQPVQAAEHYLRQRTGQHELTAFIFLKARQDGAYHRVLFRSRLDGSLHSLRLVEQNQALATVEGCRCNLSGKLQRQEYCLLEHRIYIPQVQQAAVS from the coding sequence GTGGTAGAAGGCATCTTCTGCGCCCAGCTCTCTGAGGAGCGCCAGGTACCCATCTACGGGCTGGCGCCGCTGGCAAGAATCTGGGTGCTAGTGGAATATACAGGAGCCTGGGAACGATCAGCGGTGCTCTACAACGATCTGCCAGAGCCGGCCCGGCGCTGGCTGGCAGAGGTTGCTCTGAGCTATGAAACCAGGCAGAGCATGGCGGTCTTTATCAGACGGGGACCACGCAGCAGCGGGCCGCTGCGCTGCTTTGTGGCGATTACGCTGCCCGAACGTCAGGCGCTCTACGCCTTCCAGCTCGCCAGCTACGAGGAGTTGCCGCTGCTCCCGCTTGACCAGCTAGAGCAGGGAGCGCCCGACTACGACTGTTACCTGAGCGCAGAGCCGCTTTATATTGTCTGCACTCATGGCAAACACGATCAGTGCTGCGCCAAATTCGGCATGCCTATCTATCGGGAAGCGGCTCGCCTGGCCGGTGAGCAGGTCTGGCAATGCAGCCACATCGGCGGCGACCAGTTCGCCGCCAACCTGGTTTGTCTGCCGCATGGCATCTACTATAGCCGCGTCAAGGTGCCCGAGGTGGCAGCTATTCTGGAGGCTGATCGCCAGGGGAAGCTCTATCTGGAGAAATGCCGTGGGCGAGCCATCTATCCCCAGCCTGTCCAGGCTGCAGAGCATTACCTGCGACAGCGCACGGGTCAGCATGAACTGACAGCCTTCATCTTTCTCAAAGCACGGCAGGATGGAGCCTATCATCGGGTGCTCTTCCGCTCGCGCCTGGACGGCTCCCTGCACAGTCTACGCCTGGTGGAGCAGAACCAGGCGCTGGCCACGGTCGAGGGCTGCCGCTGCAACCTGAGCGGCAAATTGCAGCGGCAAGAGTATTGCCTGCTCGAGCACCGCATCTATATCCCACAGGTGCAGCAGGCAGCCGTCAGCTAA